The DNA segment TGCGTTTTGACAATACCGAATCTTTATATTTCCGGGCTTCTTCGAGATTCCGATTCGCCTGTTCATTAGCAAAAGAGGCATCTTGTAACATTTGAATAACTTTATCTGCTAAACCCTCGGCATCATTAACTTCAACTAAAACGTCTTTGTCTAATAACTCGGGGATACCTCCTACTTTAGTTCCTATACATGGTAATCCGCAAGCCATCGCTTCAATTACCGCCCGGGGCAAGCCCTCAGTCTTCGAAGCCAAAATAAATATATCCGACCGATGTAAAGTATCTCGTACTTCAGCCGAAGATACGTCCCCTCTGAAATCTACGTATTCTGAAATTTTCATATCTTTAGCCAGCTCTTCCATAGAAGGTTGATACCGTCCTCCACCCAACCAGGTAAGACGACAGTTTATATTTTTTTCTCTTAAAATGGAAACTGCTTTTAAAACAATGTCGGGAGATTTATACATTTGCTCTAACGACCCTACCGAAATCAACTCGCAACATTTCCCGGCATCTATCTTCTTCGTTTGCAAAGCAATAGAGTCATTCTCTATACGGACGTTTGAAGCTACAACGGTAAAAGAATTCCGATTTGCCCGGTAACGTTTTTGTAAACTGTTTTTTGTTACATATAAAACCGCCGAAGCATTTCTCACAACACGTTTCAACTGCCTCCGTCCGATATATCTAAGTACACATCTCATAGGATGGTTAAATGCACCGGGTGCAAAAACATCCCAAGGATCACCTACGACCTCTGCACCATATGAAATATTTTTTCTTTTCAGACAAGAAGAAACCAAACTACCGATCTGACCAGGAACCCTACATATATAAGCCGACCCCGGCAAGCAACATTTATCTAACACCTTTCGTATTTTATATGCAACTTTTAGATATTGTACAGGCCCAACATAATAAGGTATTTCAATAAAATGGACTCTCTCATCTGAAATCCGAAACTTTTCATTCACTCCTATTTTATCATCGACCGATACTCTGGCTATTACATATATCTGATCGTAAACCGAAAGATAACGTACCCATAACGAATCGGAAAAACTTTCACTTTGGCTATATATATTTCCGTTACTTCGCTTTATAAAACGAGCCTCGGTGGCAAAATAAAGATTCATTTTAAATTTTTGCTTTTACACTTATTTCTGACTTGTAACAATCTACAAATGACGATATGCACACAAATAAAAATAACCAATAAAAATTAACTGATGTATCCGCGGTAATGAATGTCCCCAATGTAAATACAATAAATAGATATACGAAAAAACTATACTCTTGTATAAAATATCTACTATTATTTTTTTTTTGATAATAAAATTTAATTTCTTTATAAAAGACATAATAATAAAGCATTAATCCCAGAATGCCAAAAGGTAAAAATATCGAAAGAAAACCATTATGAGCTAATGAAAAAGATGTACTTTCTACAACAGAATATTCACCTGAACCAATTCCAAAAAAAAGACATCTAAAATCGAATTTATATTTTAAAGCAGATAGTATTGTTACCAACCTTCCTGTACCGGCAAAATAACCCTTTTCAAATTGTTCATTTCGATAAGATAAATTCTCAAAATAATTTCCCAATAAATCTCCACCCCAATAAATAATAATTCCAAATAACATAAAAGCGACGGCTATCCACTTCAGATTTATTCCTTCTTTAATACTGTAAAAAATATATACAATAAATAGGCCAAGCATCGCTGTCCTACTGGCCGTCATAATCAGCGCAAAAACAGAAATTAATAAAAAAATATATTCATACTTATGAATACTCTTGTATTTAATTTTTACAAAAAAATAAAATACTAACATGGCTGAAAAGAAACCCGCCATATTAGGACTTAATAAAGATCCGGTAGCTCTATAATACTGTGTATTGGCATATTCTAAATTGCTTTTAGCATGATATATTTTATCCAGCCAAACGGGTGAAAACAGACCGTCGATAAAAATCAGAAAAACGACAACAATTATTGTCCAATAAAAAACCTTAAACCAACTATTAATATATTTTTTAGTATTACAAATTACAATACTTAATAATAAATTACATAATTGAACAATATTTCCTTGTGCGAAAATTTCCACATCAATATATCCTAATGATAATGAAATTATATTTGCTAATAGATTTACAAAAAATATTCCACCAAAGAATTTTACAGCAGTATAATTAAATGATATTTTCCCATTTACTCGTGTTAGCAAAAAAAAGAAAAAACAAAATAATATATATATGTAATTCCAATATCCTTGATAGAATAGAGCATGAGGATATAAAAATATAACAGGTATTGTAGCGTAAAAAATTAACCTATACATATATATTTATGCAACTATTTATAGTATTTTTAATATCAAATAACGATGCTTTTTTTCGTGACTGTATGCTCATTTTATTCAACAGATCAGGGTTTTTAAAAAATTTAATAATCACTTTTTCTAATTCTTCAGGGGAATTTGTTTTTGTAAGTATTCCAATTTCAGATGTTATAAGCTCTTTAGCAGCACCTACCGCAATAGCAATTAAGGGTAAAGCTTGTGCCATAGCTTCGACATATACTAGCCCAAATCCTTCACCTCTACCTCCAAACCAAGTAGATCCTACAAAAAAATCAAAATCTGAAATGATGTACGATGGTTTATCTATTTCGTAATCGAAAACAAATGAAATATTTTCTTTAAGATTATATTCATACACTTTATTTTTTAAATACTGTAAATATTGTTTACAATATTCATTAGGGGTAGATCCTATTAATACACAATGATATAAACCTCTATATCCATGTTCATTTAGTAATCGACAAGTTTCGATCAAAAGATTATGACATTTAATATCAGAAAAAGTTCCAATAGTGCCGAATATACTTTTTTTATCACATATTTTCAAATAACTTCTTAACTTTCCCTTTGATAAATCCCCCTCTCTTTCTAATTTATTAATTTCAAGTCCATCATAAATTACTTTACATTTTCCCTGCAAATTAGAAGGAAATGAAAATTTGACCGCATTACTTATACAAATAAATACATTTACTCTTTTAATTAATAAATCTATAATAGGGCTAAATCCTCCGACACATCTCCAATGTGTAATCAAATTATAAGAATTAAAAAAACCACATACACAACACACTAATAAAGCATAATTATTAGTGGTATGTATATTCTTAAAGGCCTTTTTCAAATATACTTTTTCAAATAAAATACATACTTTTATATACCATAAAATCAATCGAGAATAGTTATAACTGCGAATAATTAAATTCTTATTTCCTATTATGGGAGGTTCTTTATCTTGAAGAATAATTACGGAATTATCGTATTTCTTTTTTAACTTTTTTGCAAATTCACCATTACACAAACATATTATCATTAATAAAACATCTTGGCTCTGATATAAACTATCGATTAAAAGTTCTGAGGACATTGCAGCTCCGCCATGTTCATTTCCTGTTATTACTTTACAGACATTTTTCATCACTTATTTTTTAATATATCATCTATATGATACTTCTCAAATATTTTCTTAATTTGAATATCATTATAGCCGGCATCAACATTTATACGAGCTAAACTTTTTTCCATCCTATTATCAATCGAGATAAATGGATTGCCTATTTGCGAATAATTGCTAATTACTTCACATTCTATTCCCTTTAAAAGAGACATCGTTTTAAGCCATATATCATCTGCATAAGGAGCCAAATCTAAAAAAATATTACATTTTGTAACATCTTCATGAAAACAATTTGCAGGATATAAAACGCCAAAAACTCCAATAGGTAGATTATATAAGGAACTATTCTTACTTTCAATTTTCACCCATTCAGTATAGGGAAGAACAGTATTGTTACTTCCATATAAAATAGGATGAGCTTTAAAACAATATATTTTATTAGGATTATGCCGATAAGAATTTAAAAAACTTTCAACCAAATCAAAGGGATAAATAATGTCATCATCAACTGTTATAATCAAATAATCAGGATATTGAAATAACGTAGGAATTATTTTTTTATAAGAACGTAAATCATCCCAAAGTTTGATTTCCAATCCCCTTTTTTCTTGCATTTTTAATGATACCGGTAAATTCTGAGAAGAAAATTCATCTCGTGATAACCATAATATAATTTTATTGGGTTTTACAGTCTGATTTAATAACGACTCAATAGTCAAATAAACATCATATATCTTTTTACCATAACTCGTTAAAGAAATAATCAACGGCTTATCTGCATAAATATTACTACTAATACCCGATGATTGTGATGAAATAGCCAAATATTTTAATTTCTGAATAATAATATTTCGACTTATTATTTCCTCAGAATGATATAGATTTGATATTGATTTTCTTATTTTCAAATAAAAATTCTTCATATACTTATTTAATTATTTTATTTAGCATCATCATCATTTCAGAATAATTCATGAGATAAAAAAAATCTTTTATTTTAATTATGGAGACTTTCTTTGAATCCAAGCTCAACATGAAAGTCGTAATTATCGTACTTATTACTACCGACCAAACAGAGCCTTTGAGTCCAAATGGGATAAACAAAAACAATAATATTATCAATAATACAAATGATATCATTAAATTTTTAAAAATCAAATGTGCCTTTCCTAAGGAAACCAGAATATTGTAATTTATTTCTTTTACCCCGATAAAAACTAAAGATAACGACAATATACGGACGAGAGGAATTGTTTCTGTATAAGCTTCACCATACAATAAATTGA comes from the Coprobacter tertius genome and includes:
- a CDS encoding glycosyltransferase family 4 protein, which codes for MKNVCKVITGNEHGGAAMSSELLIDSLYQSQDVLLMIICLCNGEFAKKLKKKYDNSVIILQDKEPPIIGNKNLIIRSYNYSRLILWYIKVCILFEKVYLKKAFKNIHTTNNYALLVCCVCGFFNSYNLITHWRCVGGFSPIIDLLIKRVNVFICISNAVKFSFPSNLQGKCKVIYDGLEINKLEREGDLSKGKLRSYLKICDKKSIFGTIGTFSDIKCHNLLIETCRLLNEHGYRGLYHCVLIGSTPNEYCKQYLQYLKNKVYEYNLKENISFVFDYEIDKPSYIISDFDFFVGSTWFGGRGEGFGLVYVEAMAQALPLIAIAVGAAKELITSEIGILTKTNSPEELEKVIIKFFKNPDLLNKMSIQSRKKASLFDIKNTINSCINIYV
- a CDS encoding glycosyltransferase, producing MNLYFATEARFIKRSNGNIYSQSESFSDSLWVRYLSVYDQIYVIARVSVDDKIGVNEKFRISDERVHFIEIPYYVGPVQYLKVAYKIRKVLDKCCLPGSAYICRVPGQIGSLVSSCLKRKNISYGAEVVGDPWDVFAPGAFNHPMRCVLRYIGRRQLKRVVRNASAVLYVTKNSLQKRYRANRNSFTVVASNVRIENDSIALQTKKIDAGKCCELISVGSLEQMYKSPDIVLKAVSILREKNINCRLTWLGGGRYQPSMEELAKDMKISEYVDFRGDVSSAEVRDTLHRSDIFILASKTEGLPRAVIEAMACGLPCIGTKVGGIPELLDKDVLVEVNDAEGLADKVIQMLQDASFANEQANRNLEEARKYKDSVLSKRREAFYKELIRISE
- a CDS encoding O-antigen ligase family protein, giving the protein MYRLIFYATIPVIFLYPHALFYQGYWNYIYILFCFFFFLLTRVNGKISFNYTAVKFFGGIFFVNLLANIISLSLGYIDVEIFAQGNIVQLCNLLLSIVICNTKKYINSWFKVFYWTIIVVVFLIFIDGLFSPVWLDKIYHAKSNLEYANTQYYRATGSLLSPNMAGFFSAMLVFYFFVKIKYKSIHKYEYIFLLISVFALIMTASRTAMLGLFIVYIFYSIKEGINLKWIAVAFMLFGIIIYWGGDLLGNYFENLSYRNEQFEKGYFAGTGRLVTILSALKYKFDFRCLFFGIGSGEYSVVESTSFSLAHNGFLSIFLPFGILGLMLYYYVFYKEIKFYYQKKNNSRYFIQEYSFFVYLFIVFTLGTFITADTSVNFYWLFLFVCISSFVDCYKSEISVKAKI